From one Nothobranchius furzeri strain GRZ-AD chromosome 2, NfurGRZ-RIMD1, whole genome shotgun sequence genomic stretch:
- the LOC139063707 gene encoding uncharacterized protein, translating to MTTQAILRVILGPDSSQRVRIAAGLPSTVAELETEVKTQCKITEPFRLQFMDVLFGNEFVNLTSMEEIENKTTIKVVYTSCQPQDQAEDSFSFPSTSAPDYTLSSSGDSTVILSSPESMSSRSSWPDLFCVPRFTYDAEVKLGKAHVAFRENGMLLIPDPKLKSDILEGLIQEIVKHTVYLTDEKFDQVAEALILKHPCLKERGSPSGYAGWKMSLKYKLSNYRTQLRKVGCPEVCVNSLKNKPSGKCSPAFDVKKPKRGEVDYCPSFPLGDSENSLEKLRIELLSDVKKRNNREMIREKMSRTFALRRQEVIYDAPMISEVQERWPALFEAAEINAEFKRITTMPLQSRFLSQLDLLSESLLRVFAKRSGEQGKKLKCITATMTVRTFVDALHAFSKTSSVMKFFCVCGLILLNALFYHFYMIIVQQLLQLHCD from the exons ATGACAACTCAAGCCATTCTTAGAGTCATCCTTGGACCGGACAGCAGTCAGAGGGTCAGGATTGCTGCTGGTCTGCCTTCAACTGTTGCTGAACTGGAGACTGAAGTAAAGACTCAGTGTAAAATAACTGAACCATTCAGACTACAATTCATGGATGTGCTTTTTGGAAACGAGTTTGTGAACTTAACCTCTATGGAAGAAATAGAAAACAAGACAACAATAAAAGTTGTTTACACATCTTGCCAACCTCAAGACCAAGCTGAAGACAGCTTTTCATTTCCATCAACTAGTGCTCCTGATTACACCTTGTCCAGTTCAGGTGACAGCACAGTGATTCTGTCATCTCCAGAGTCTATGTCATCACGATCTTCATGGCCAGATTTGTTCTGTGTTCCTCGTTTCACATATGATGCTGAAGTTAAGCTTGGGAAGGCCCATGTAGCTTTCAGAGAAAATGGGATGCTATTGATCCCTGATCCAAAGCTGAAGTCTGACATACTGGAAGGATTGATCCAGGAGATAGTCAAGCACACAGTCTATCTCACAGATGAAAAGTTTGACCAAGTTGCAGAGGCACTCATCCTGAAGCATCCATGTTTAAAAGAAAGAGGCTCACCCAGTGGCTATGCAGGATGGAAGATGAGCCTAAAATACAAATTGTCAAACTACCGCACTCAGCTTCGGAAAGTAGGATGTCCTGAAGTGTGTGTCAATTCTTTGAAAAATAAACCATCTGGGAAATGTTCCCCTGCTTTTGACGTCAAGAAACCAAAGAGGGGTGAAGTAGATTACTGCCCCTCTTTTCCACTCGGAGATAGTGAGAATTCCCTTGAGAAGCTGAGGATTGAACTGCTTTCTGATGTAAAGAAGCGCAACAACAGAGAAATGATTAGAGAAAAGATGAGCAGAACATTTGCCTTAAGAAGACAAGAAGTGATCTATGATGCTCCAATGATCAGTGAGGTACAAGAGAGATGGCCAGCTCTTTTTGAGGCAGCAGAG ATAAATGCAGAGTTTAAGCGCATCACAACCATGCCTCTACAGTCACGATTTCTGTCACAGCTGGACCTTCTGTCTGAAAGTTTGCTGAGAGTGTTTGCAAAGCGATCTGGGGAGCAGGGCAAAAAGCTTAAATGCATAACTGCCACAATGACGGTAAGAACTTTTGTAGATGCATTGCATGCATTTAGTaaaacatccagtgtaatgaaatttttttgtgtgtgtggacTAATTCTACTGAATGCATTGTTTTATCATTTTTATATGATAATTGTCCAACAGCTGTTGCAGCTACATTGTGACTaa